From a single Sorghum bicolor cultivar BTx623 chromosome 5, Sorghum_bicolor_NCBIv3, whole genome shotgun sequence genomic region:
- the LOC110435699 gene encoding uncharacterized protein LOC110435699 — translation MRETDKEDGKGNIDEIKQYRDARWVTPPEALWRIYGFDLSKNHPPLQQLQLHLPDMHMVAFHKRDKVEKIVNRPGVEESMLTAYFDANRHDEEARKILYRDFPEYYTWQSDGKFWQKRKNSVFQIGRVISAHPTEGERYFLRVLLNNVAGVTSYEHLRTVDGVLLPSFREAAERRGLIEEDNTLDECLTEATLFQMPTSLRRLFATILVFCEPHDVMGLWIKHYDAMSEDYSRNNPSPDLVQQMVLIDIRNMLQSMGKDIRSFPLPDIDHSYDDASHIPREIFEEASVEQNPEDVLLCDSLNAEQKFAYNEIMTAVYSKQGGLFFVDGPGGTGKTFLYRALLAKLRSQDKLAVATATSGVAAAIMPGGRTAHSRFKIPLTLQEGGCCSFTKQSGTAKLLQQAALIIWDEASMTKRQNLEALDNSLRDIMGRSHLPFGGKTVVLGGDFRQVLPVVRKGSRAQIVGASLRRSYLWESMRHLKLVRNMRAQSDPWFADYLLRIGDGTEEVNGDGNVRIPDEICIPYSGDADKDLHSLIDSIFPNLNANMADKDYITTRAILSTRNDWVDMINMKMIDMFQGGETVYHSFDTAVDDPHNYYPSEFLNSLTPNGLPPHVLKLKLGCPVILLRNIDPPMGYATVQGWWYEGSEEIQSTLKLLSGSMLGSGYFFLEYRYAHLMMKCSLSSLRGSSFLSG, via the coding sequence ATGAGGGAGACCGACAAAGAGGACGGGAAAGGAAACATTGATGAGATCAAACAGTATAGAGACGCCCGTTGGGTGACGCCTCCAGAAGCACTATGGAGGATATATGGCTTTGACTTGAGCAAGAACCATCCGCCACTTCAGCAGCTGCAACTTCATCTACCCGATATGCACATGGTGGCATTTCATAAACGGGACAAGGTCGAAAAGATCGTTAATAGACCAGGTGTAGAAGAGTCAATGCTGACAGCATACTTCGATGCAAACAGGCATGATGAGGAAGCTCGCAAAATCTTATATCGAGACTTCCCAGAGTATTATACATGGCAGTCTGATGGTAAATTCTGGCAGAAAAGGAAAAACTCTGTTTTCCAAATTGGTAGAGTCATCTCGGCCCATCCTACCGAGGGTGAACGCTACTTTCTTCGTGTTCTATTGAACAATGTTGCTGGTGTTACCTCATATGAACACCTCAGGACAGTTGATGGGGTGCTACTACCTTCGTTTCGTGAAGCTGCAGAAAGGAGGGGTTTAATCGAAGAGGATAATACCCTAGATGAATGTCTAACGGAAGCTACTTTATTCCAGATGCCTACCTCTCTACGAAGACTATTtgcaacaatattggtattctgcGAACCTCATGATGTGATGGGGTTGTGGATAAAACACTACGATGCAATGTCAGAGGACTATAGCCGTAATAATCCATCCCCGGATCTCGTGCAACAAATGGTTTTGATAGACATTAGAAACATGTTGCAGTCTATGGGGAAGGACATAAGGTCATTTCCTCTTCCAGATATTGATCACTCATATGATGATGCCAGCCATATACCTCGTGAGATATTTGAGGAAGCTAGCGTTGAGCAGAATCCTGAAGATGTGCTATTGTGTGACTCACTCAACGCCGAGCAAAAGTTTGCCTACAATGAGATAATGACAGCTGTCTACAGCAAACAAGGTGGGCTATTCTTTGTGGATGGACCTGGTGGGACGGGAAAGACATTTTTGTATAGGGCACTTCTCGCAAAACTACGTAGCCAGGATAAGCTTGCCGTTGCCACAGCTACATCTGGGGTCGCAGCGGCCATAATGCCAGGTGGGAGGACGGCCCACTCGCGTTTCAAGATACCCCTAACTCTTCAAGAGGGCGGTTGCTGTAGCTTCACTAAACAGAGTGGtactgccaagttgttgcagcaagCAGCTCTCATAATTTGGGACGAGGCATCTATgacaaagaggcaaaatttagAAGCACTAGACAACAGCCTACGTGATATAATGGGTCGGTCACACCTACCCTTTGGTGGGAAGACTGTTGTCCTTGGTGGGGATTTCAGACAAGTACTCCCTGTTGTGCGGAAAGGATCTAGGGCTCAAATAGTTGGTGCTTCTCTACGAAGGTCGTATCTTTGGGAATCCATGCGCCACCTTAAGCTTGTTCGCAACATGAGGGCTCAGAGTGATCCGTGGTTTGCAGATTATTTGTTGCGCATTGGTGATGGAACAGAAGAGGTTAACGGAGATGGCAATGTTCGTATTCCAGATGAGATCTGTATCCCGTACTCTGGTGATGCCGATAAAGATCTTCATAGTTTGATTGACAGCATCTTTCCAAATCTGAATGCAAACATGGCAGACAAAGACTACATCACCACCAGAGCGATTTTATCTACACGCAATGATTGGGTGGACATGATCAATATGAAAATGATTGATATGTTCCAAGGTGGTGAGACGGTGTATCACAGTTTTGACACCGCGGTAGATGATCCACATAACTACTATCCATCGGAGTTTCTTAATAGCCTGACCCCCAACGGGCTGCCACCACATGTCTTGAAGCTGAAGCTCGGGTGTCCTGTCATATTGCTTAGGAATATTGACCCGCCAATGGGCTATGCAACGGTACAAGGTTGGTGGTACGAGGGTTCCGAAGAAATACAATCGACGCTGAAATTGTTGTCGGGCAGCATGCTGGGAAGCGGGTATTTCTTCCTCGAATACCGCTATGCCCATCTGATGATGAAATGTTCCCTTTCCAGTTTAAGAGGAAGCAGTTTCCTATCAGGCTGA